Genomic segment of Umezawaea sp. Da 62-37:
CGCCGACTGGCCGCCCGCCGCGACGGCCTGTCGTTCCGGATGCTCGACGCACCCGACACCGGCACCCGCGAGCACGAGCTGTGGAGGAACCTCGGCGCCCCGGCGGCGGCGGACTGCGTGGACGTGTTCGCCGACGCCGAGCTGGTGATCGGCAACGACACCGGCCTGACGCACTTGGCCGCGCTCACCCGCCGCGGCGACGGCACCGGCCCGACCGTGCTCGGGCTGGCATCCCGCCACGCCCACACCAAATGGACCACCGGCAACCCCCACCACACCACCGTGGGAACCCGGTTCTCCGCGATGCTCTCGGCCGCCGACCGCTGCCCGGTGCGCGACGACCTCGACGACACCCTGTGGGGGAGTGCGTCGGCGATCACCGGCCTGCCCACCGACCAGGTGGCCGCGGTCGCCGGCCACGCCGCCGGCTGGTGGTGAACGGCGTGGCCGCCCTGCTGTGGATCGGGCACCACCGCCGTGCCACCGCCAACCACACCTGGCACCTCGACCTCGGCCACCGTGCCCTGTTCGTCAAGGCCAACCCCCACCACGACGAAGCCGCCGCCGAGATCACCGGCCACCGGGCGCTGGCCGGGCACTACCCGGTACCGCGGCTGCACCACGCGCGGCGGCTACCCGGCGCGACCGTGCTGCTCTACGACCGGGTCCCGCACCTGCGCCCCGACCACGGGCTGCTGCTCGACGTCCTCGGTCACGCCGACGCCACCGGCGACCACACGCACCTAGCTGCGGCCTCCGCCGCGTTCACCGGCCACTACCGGCGGGTGTTCACCGAGACCGCGGAACTCCGGTGCGGGTGCGAGGTCGTCGGCAAGCTCTACCGCGACCGCGCCGCCCCCGGCGGCCGACTCGACACCCACCATCACACCGACCCGTGGCTGGTGTTCCCCGATGGGCGCTCGCTGCACGCCCGCGACCTGGCCACCACCCCGCTCGTGGTCAACGGCCGCCCCACCCGCATCGACTTCGCCGTGCTCGTGGAGCAGTTGCGCGACGACCTCGGCCCGCACCGATCCGTGCTCGCCGGGATCGGGCAGGGCGACCCGACCCCGTTCAACCTGGCCTGGCACCCGCAGCACGGCCCGACCTGGCTGGACTACGACACCGCCGGACGCACCGCGATCCCCGGCGAACTCGCGGTGATGCTGGCCGACCTGTGGATCCACGGCCCCTGGCTCACCCCCGTGCGCGACCTTGCCGCCTACCGCGACCACCCCACCGCCCTCGCCGCCACCGCCCACGAACCGGACGTCGCGGTCCACCAGCACGACGACACGGTGGAACTCCACGTCGAGCACCGGCCCTGGGGCGCCCGCGCGGCCTTCGCCCGCGCCTGGCTCGAGGACCTCATCCTGCCGCTGGCCGCAGACCTCGGCGTCCCCGACGTCGCCGGGTGGCTGCGCCCCTACCTGCTGATGCGGCTGCTCACCGTGCACCGCCCGGCCGACCTCCCGCTCCCGCGGGCCGCGCTGCTGCTGGCCGCGCTCGCCGACCTGCTTGACCACGACACCGACCTGCACCACCTACTCGGCCTCACCACCACCGGCCCGACGGCCGAGACCGGGCAGGCCACCACCAGCACGAGGAACCCGACGTGAACCACCAGCCCACCGCGCGGGCGCGGGCGGCGATCACCGGTGCGGGCAGCGGCATCGGCGCTGCCATCGCCGAGCACCTGGCCGCCAACCACGACCTGCTGCTCACCCACCTGCGCCTCGGCCCCGACCTGGACGCCGTCACCGCCGCGTGCGCGCGGCGAGGCGCGGCCGTCGACGTCGTCACCGGCGACCTCACCACTCCCGGCGGCCTGACCGCGGCCAGCACCGCCCTGCTCGACCACCGTCCGGCGGTGCTGGTGTGCGCGGCGGGCGCTTATCCACGCATCCCGTGGCAGGCCAGCACCCCCTCGGTGTTCGCCGAGCAGGTCACCCTCAACCTCACCGTCCACGCCGCCCTCGCCCACGCCGCCACCCCCGCACTGATCGCCGCAGGGGACCGCGGACGGCTGATCACGATCTCGTCGGTGCTGGCCGGGGTCGGCCGGGTCGAGTTGGCCGGGTACATCGCGGCCAAGGCCGGACTCGAAGGCCTGACCCGCGCGCTGGCCCGCGAGCTCGGTCCGCACGGCGTCACCGCCAACACGGTGCGCGCCGGATCGATCGTCGTGGATGCCGAACAGGCCGTGGTCGAGGACTACGCGGCGATGCAGATCCGCCAACTCGGCCGCCAAGCCCTCCAGCGCCGCGGCCACCCGGACGACGTGGCCGCGCTGGTGGCGTTCCTGGCCAGCAGGGGAGCGGGGTTCATCACCGGCCAGACGCTGACCGTGGACGGCGGCTGGTGCCTGACCTGACCCCGCCCACCGCGGCAAACCGGTATGCGCCGGTGCTGTGGATGCGGCACGGCACCAGCATCGACGGCGAACAACGCCCCCACGCCCACGCCCGACCCGACACCCCGCTCTCCGACCACGGACGCGACGAAGCCCTCGCGGCGGCCGACCGGCTGCGGATGGTGAACCCGGTGCTGATCGTGTCCAGCCCGCTGCCCCGCGCCCGCACGACCGCCGAGCTGCTCGCCCATGCCTTGGCCGTCCCGCTGCTTCCGGCGCTGGAGG
This window contains:
- a CDS encoding SDR family oxidoreductase encodes the protein MNHQPTARARAAITGAGSGIGAAIAEHLAANHDLLLTHLRLGPDLDAVTAACARRGAAVDVVTGDLTTPGGLTAASTALLDHRPAVLVCAAGAYPRIPWQASTPSVFAEQVTLNLTVHAALAHAATPALIAAGDRGRLITISSVLAGVGRVELAGYIAAKAGLEGLTRALARELGPHGVTANTVRAGSIVVDAEQAVVEDYAAMQIRQLGRQALQRRGHPDDVAALVAFLASRGAGFITGQTLTVDGGWCLT